One Candidatus Nitrososphaera evergladensis SR1 genomic window carries:
- a CDS encoding M20/M25/M40 family metallo-hydrolase, with protein MIDSLVDAGMNDLISDLQALIRQPSVSAKKVGLVECANLVAKMMQKAGINSEVLYLDDKTVPPIVYGEVKSKANPAAKTLLFYNHYDVQPEEPLELWEDEPFSGTVRDNKVFGRGSADDKGELVTRIKAVEYFLKETGNVPCNIKFIVEGEEEVGSVHVEQYLKKYKEKLACDGVIWEFGYVDAKDRPILSLGMKGLLYVELIATGPSRDAHSSLAVLIENPAWRLVSALKTMRDEKSGRVTIKDWYKEVKPFTKQELAVISKEPFDEGEFRSEYGIKRFVAGARGRDAKKALVGMPTCNIAGFDSGYIGEGAKTVLPAKARVKIDFRLVPGMVPEKQLARLKKHLKDHGFSDIEVNFIHGEAAARTSIYDPFVKKVDEAAREAFGSSILSVSSAGTGPMYSFVKVLKAPCISIGSTYMFARIHSPNEFARIDLLNKCTKCMVRIIEKFAA; from the coding sequence ATGATAGACTCCCTTGTCGATGCTGGAATGAACGACTTGATCTCTGACCTGCAGGCGCTAATCAGACAGCCAAGCGTCTCGGCAAAAAAGGTCGGGCTCGTCGAATGCGCAAACCTTGTTGCCAAGATGATGCAAAAGGCAGGCATCAATTCCGAGGTGCTATACCTCGATGATAAGACTGTGCCACCCATAGTTTACGGCGAAGTAAAGTCAAAAGCAAACCCTGCCGCCAAGACGCTTCTCTTTTACAACCATTATGACGTGCAGCCGGAGGAGCCTCTTGAATTGTGGGAGGACGAGCCGTTCAGCGGCACGGTCAGGGACAACAAGGTCTTTGGCCGCGGCTCTGCAGACGACAAGGGCGAGCTGGTAACCCGCATCAAGGCAGTCGAGTATTTCCTGAAAGAGACAGGCAACGTCCCCTGCAACATCAAGTTCATCGTTGAAGGCGAGGAGGAGGTCGGTAGCGTGCATGTCGAGCAGTACCTGAAAAAATACAAGGAAAAACTTGCCTGCGACGGCGTGATATGGGAGTTTGGCTACGTCGACGCAAAGGACAGGCCGATACTAAGCCTTGGCATGAAGGGCCTGCTGTACGTCGAGTTGATAGCGACGGGACCGTCAAGGGACGCGCATTCCAGCCTTGCGGTGCTGATTGAAAACCCGGCGTGGCGGCTTGTCTCTGCGCTCAAGACAATGCGCGACGAAAAGTCAGGCAGGGTCACGATAAAGGACTGGTACAAGGAAGTTAAACCGTTTACAAAGCAAGAGCTTGCGGTCATTTCAAAAGAGCCGTTTGACGAGGGGGAATTCAGGAGCGAGTACGGCATCAAGAGGTTTGTGGCAGGCGCCCGCGGCAGGGACGCCAAAAAGGCGCTTGTTGGGATGCCCACTTGCAACATCGCCGGCTTTGACTCGGGTTACATCGGAGAAGGCGCCAAGACTGTGCTACCGGCAAAGGCGCGTGTAAAAATTGATTTCCGCCTCGTGCCCGGCATGGTGCCTGAAAAGCAGCTGGCGCGGCTGAAGAAGCACCTGAAGGACCACGGCTTTTCAGATATTGAGGTCAATTTCATCCACGGCGAGGCGGCGGCAAGGACCTCAATCTACGACCCGTTTGTGAAAAAGGTGGACGAGGCGGCAAGGGAGGCGTTTGGCAGTTCTATACTGAGTGTGTCTTCTGCCGGCACCGGCCCGATGTACTCGTTTGTCAAGGTGCTCAAGGCGCCCTGCATATCCATCGGGAGCACGTACATGTTTGCGCGCATCCACTCGCCAAACGAGTTTGCAAGAATCGACCTTCTGAACAAGTGCACAAAGTGCATGGTCAGGATAATCGAAAAGTTTGCCGCCTAG
- a CDS encoding ATP-binding protein: MTRSTTTAADDEDQEGKTEVRHGYREMEEGIEPEKTEIIQGVENVVALAETISQIRERLDTCMDSNGVSSVATNLYEKLARLKEKGVKLRYITEVTRGNVPQCKKLLNAVELRHLQGIKGNFGIADGVDFRSSASVVGGQHPTEVIRSTARQFVKQQQYFFDMLWEKAIPAEQRIKEIEEGIEPEITEIVTGWDGIFKRNIESFSKARQAVDHCCDALVPPKIVGSPVYEAGTDFVKRGGKIRMITEITAENLPSVKELMKTQEIRHVNGFNLNFGISEAVFLAPTSVYAMSSNPQLIYSNSRDLIRQHQYLFDTLWEKAIPAEQRIKEIEEGIGPEFIETIKDPDKVLKLGYDLLKEAKSEVLVIFSSANAFLRQERAGLMRLLTKMAEGHGGVQIRIMTPIDDRIKETVEKFEEHSQQKIKVKSIEPSLQTRVTLLIVDRRYSLAVELKDDAKETSLEAMGMATYSNSKATVLSYTSIFESLWNQAELYERIKQLYEQLKAHSEMQKEFISIAAHELRTPIQPIIGLTEILNQKEGNSSEYHQLLEIINRNANRLNRLTETLLDVARIDSQSLRLNKETLDLNDTIMEAIGDMEKSMDNNNNKTTLSFLRKEKEDVFVNADRGRITQVIYNLLSNAIKFAGGGTVTVMLGKESNDDGRFAIVSVRDSGSGIDPEIVPRLFTKFASKSEKGTGLGLFISKGIVEAHGGKIWAKNNKDSRGATFAFSLPLVSK; this comes from the coding sequence GTGACTCGATCAACTACTACCGCTGCTGATGACGAGGATCAAGAAGGAAAAACTGAAGTCCGGCATGGTTATCGAGAGATGGAAGAAGGAATAGAGCCGGAAAAAACTGAAATCATACAAGGGGTCGAAAATGTCGTTGCTCTTGCGGAAACTATTTCTCAGATAAGGGAGAGGCTCGACACTTGTATGGACTCTAACGGCGTTTCGTCCGTTGCGACAAACCTGTATGAGAAACTGGCACGGCTTAAAGAGAAAGGCGTCAAACTCAGGTACATTACAGAAGTTACCCGTGGGAATGTTCCTCAGTGTAAAAAGCTATTGAACGCGGTGGAGCTCAGGCATTTGCAGGGGATCAAGGGCAACTTTGGAATAGCAGATGGAGTGGATTTTCGAAGCAGTGCATCCGTGGTAGGAGGACAGCATCCGACCGAAGTCATCAGAAGTACAGCTCGTCAGTTTGTAAAGCAGCAGCAATATTTCTTTGACATGCTCTGGGAAAAGGCAATCCCAGCAGAGCAGAGGATAAAAGAGATTGAGGAGGGAATAGAGCCGGAAATCACCGAAATTGTGACAGGGTGGGATGGCATATTCAAAAGAAACATAGAGAGTTTCTCAAAGGCAAGACAAGCGGTTGATCATTGCTGTGATGCCCTGGTCCCACCAAAAATAGTCGGGTCGCCCGTGTACGAAGCAGGTACTGATTTTGTCAAGAGGGGCGGGAAGATTCGAATGATAACCGAAATTACGGCGGAAAATCTGCCTTCGGTCAAGGAGCTGATGAAAACTCAAGAGATCCGGCATGTTAACGGCTTCAACCTAAATTTTGGCATTAGTGAGGCCGTTTTTTTGGCTCCGACTTCTGTTTATGCAATGAGTTCAAATCCGCAGCTAATATACAGCAACTCTAGAGACCTCATAAGGCAGCATCAATACCTCTTTGATACGCTTTGGGAGAAGGCCATTCCTGCCGAGCAGAGGATAAAAGAGATTGAGGAGGGAATTGGTCCAGAGTTTATCGAGACGATAAAAGATCCAGATAAAGTATTGAAACTCGGCTATGACCTTCTCAAGGAGGCCAAAAGCGAAGTATTGGTGATATTTTCATCGGCCAACGCATTTCTCCGCCAAGAGCGTGCCGGATTGATGCGACTGCTAACAAAGATGGCAGAAGGGCACGGCGGCGTACAAATCAGGATCATGACGCCGATTGATGACAGAATTAAAGAAACAGTGGAGAAATTTGAAGAGCATTCGCAGCAAAAGATCAAGGTCAAAAGCATTGAACCATCCCTGCAAACCAGAGTCACGCTCCTCATAGTGGACAGGAGATACTCCTTGGCAGTGGAGTTGAAAGACGACGCCAAAGAAACATCCCTTGAAGCGATGGGCATGGCCACGTACTCTAACAGCAAGGCAACCGTATTGTCATACACTTCAATATTTGAGAGCTTGTGGAATCAGGCAGAATTGTATGAACGGATTAAACAATTGTACGAGCAATTAAAAGCACATAGCGAGATGCAAAAGGAGTTTATCAGCATAGCTGCTCATGAGTTGAGAACACCCATCCAGCCAATAATCGGGCTGACAGAAATCCTAAACCAAAAGGAGGGCAACAGCAGCGAATACCATCAGCTGCTTGAGATTATCAATAGAAACGCAAACAGGCTGAACAGGCTTACAGAGACTCTGCTGGATGTTGCAAGAATAGATAGTCAATCCTTACGGTTGAACAAAGAAACGCTCGACCTAAACGACACAATAATGGAAGCCATCGGCGACATGGAAAAATCAATGGATAATAACAACAACAAGACAACATTGTCTTTCTTGCGAAAAGAGAAAGAAGATGTTTTCGTAAACGCAGACAGAGGAAGGATAACACAGGTCATATACAATCTCCTAAGCAACGCCATCAAGTTCGCTGGGGGAGGGACCGTGACGGTTATGCTTGGAAAAGAATCAAATGACGACGGCCGATTTGCCATTGTATCAGTCAGAGACTCCGGTTCCGGAATAGATCCAGAAATAGTACCCAGGCTGTTCACAAAGTTTGCCAGCAAGTCAGAGAAAGGTACAGGGCTAGGACTGTTCATTTCAAAAGGCATTGTAGAAGCGCATGGCGGCAAGATATGGGCCAAGAATAACAAAGACAGCAGGGGCGCAACGTTTGCATTCAGCCTGCCCCTTGTCAGCAAGTAA
- a CDS encoding 4-hydroxybutyrate--CoA ligase, protein MSNNSIFFSPKSIAVIGASEKPGVGKTIFTNIAKHFKGKIYPVTPSNPTVGGLTAYKSVLDIPESVDLAVVAAPSRFTPAVMEEVGKKGIKGAIIVSAGFKEVDEEGARLEREVGEISKKYGIRVIGPNCLGIMSLSKDNMMNSTFLKITPSYGGIALVSQSGAICAATVEDAGAQNIGFSKVISMGNKVDMDESDVLELLAEDDDTKVVVMYLEDIRNARRFMDIAKRITTEKKKPVIVLKSGRTAEGAKAAASHTGALGGSDANYEAAFAQCGVIRVDTMGELFDLATAFSKQPLPEGGVVIVSNAGGPAIISTDACSKYGLKMADISSIRDDIAKVIPAYGSPRNPVDIVGDADFNRFDKVLNLVLAHPNVGSVVTMCTPSATLNYDDLARVLVKTSRQFPNKTILASLMGLAEGVENRAIMSEGGVPYYLYAEPAIRTLKAVYDFKSWVDSAKTKAGTLSFAKDTAKVREIFASVKKQGRNNLLEEEGYEVLRAYGFPTPKSILGATEDECVKAAKEIGYPVVMKIASPDIIHKSDAGGVKVGIKSDDELRAAFRSIMENAKKYKADAKIKGVLVQEMVKSAKETILGASQDPTFGPVIMFGLGGIYVEVLKDVVFRVAPIDEREAARMVESIKTIKLLKGVRGEKPSDLKAIADSLQRLSQLVTDFPEIKEFDINPLLVLEEGKGARVVDARIILK, encoded by the coding sequence ATGTCCAATAATTCCATCTTCTTCTCGCCAAAGTCGATAGCAGTCATTGGAGCTTCAGAAAAGCCGGGCGTAGGCAAGACGATATTTACAAACATTGCCAAGCATTTCAAGGGCAAGATCTATCCCGTCACCCCGTCAAACCCGACGGTTGGCGGCCTGACGGCGTACAAGAGCGTGCTGGACATTCCTGAAAGCGTGGATCTTGCAGTCGTGGCCGCGCCAAGCAGGTTCACCCCCGCGGTGATGGAAGAGGTGGGCAAGAAGGGGATAAAGGGCGCAATCATTGTATCCGCAGGTTTCAAGGAAGTCGACGAGGAAGGCGCCCGGCTTGAAAGAGAGGTGGGCGAGATTTCCAAAAAATACGGCATCCGGGTAATCGGCCCCAACTGCCTTGGCATCATGAGCCTGTCGAAGGACAACATGATGAATTCCACGTTCTTGAAGATAACGCCCAGCTACGGCGGAATAGCGCTTGTATCGCAGAGCGGAGCCATCTGCGCGGCAACAGTGGAAGACGCCGGAGCGCAGAACATCGGCTTTTCCAAGGTGATAAGCATGGGCAACAAGGTGGACATGGACGAAAGCGACGTGCTGGAGCTCTTGGCGGAGGACGATGACACCAAGGTTGTCGTGATGTACCTGGAGGACATACGCAACGCAAGGCGCTTTATGGACATTGCAAAGAGGATAACGACAGAAAAGAAAAAGCCGGTGATCGTGCTGAAATCAGGCAGGACGGCGGAAGGCGCCAAAGCTGCTGCGTCGCACACCGGCGCGCTTGGCGGCTCTGACGCAAACTATGAAGCCGCGTTTGCGCAGTGCGGAGTCATCCGCGTCGACACGATGGGCGAGCTGTTCGACCTTGCAACCGCATTTTCCAAGCAGCCGCTGCCAGAAGGAGGCGTAGTCATTGTATCCAATGCGGGCGGGCCGGCAATCATATCCACCGATGCCTGCTCCAAGTACGGCCTGAAAATGGCAGACATCTCGTCAATACGCGACGACATTGCCAAGGTCATACCGGCGTACGGCTCGCCGCGAAACCCCGTCGACATTGTGGGCGACGCGGATTTCAACAGGTTTGACAAGGTGCTCAACCTAGTCCTTGCGCACCCAAACGTGGGCTCTGTAGTTACGATGTGCACGCCTTCGGCGACCCTGAACTATGACGACCTTGCAAGGGTGCTGGTAAAAACGTCAAGGCAGTTTCCAAACAAGACGATACTTGCTTCCCTCATGGGGCTTGCAGAGGGCGTGGAGAACAGGGCGATAATGTCAGAAGGCGGAGTGCCGTACTACCTCTACGCCGAGCCGGCGATAAGGACGCTCAAGGCCGTCTATGATTTCAAGAGCTGGGTCGACAGCGCCAAGACCAAGGCTGGCACGCTCTCGTTTGCCAAGGACACTGCAAAAGTCAGGGAGATTTTTGCAAGCGTCAAAAAACAAGGTCGCAATAACCTGCTTGAAGAAGAAGGCTACGAGGTTCTGCGGGCGTACGGGTTTCCGACGCCAAAGAGCATCCTTGGAGCAACGGAGGACGAATGCGTAAAAGCTGCAAAAGAGATCGGCTATCCTGTCGTCATGAAGATAGCGTCGCCTGACATCATACACAAGTCTGACGCCGGCGGGGTCAAGGTCGGGATAAAGAGCGACGACGAGCTTCGCGCCGCGTTCAGGTCGATAATGGAAAACGCCAAAAAGTACAAGGCCGACGCCAAGATAAAGGGCGTCCTTGTGCAGGAGATGGTCAAGTCTGCAAAAGAAACCATACTTGGCGCAAGCCAGGACCCGACCTTTGGGCCGGTCATAATGTTTGGGCTTGGAGGCATCTATGTCGAGGTGCTAAAGGACGTGGTGTTCCGCGTTGCGCCCATTGACGAGCGGGAAGCGGCAAGGATGGTCGAGTCGATAAAGACAATAAAACTGTTGAAGGGAGTCAGGGGAGAAAAGCCGTCCGACCTGAAAGCGATTGCAGACTCGCTCCAGAGGCTGTCGCAGCTTGTCACCGACTTTCCAGAGATAAAAGAGTTTGACATCAACCCGCTACTCGTGTTGGAAGAAGGCAAGGGCGCAAGGGTGGTCGACGCCAGAATAATACTAAAGTAG
- a CDS encoding ABC transporter permease, protein MNTVAVLLYRNLVASIDKVFLIWQVVFPIIYIFIAGYSYAGLLGGQGIAIGSTSVPYPAYLAAGMIGFNMMNSSTVAGSIIWNDKKNGMFKQILVMPFARMEYVLGNIVTIMLMGLASAGLILLAGSPTLLGSAQPTFVGSLYVLYALIVGAVFFGSIAIIISTRLKSSEGFNVIVNSVFLFFSFVSSAFYPSEGVPSELGTAFYINPLTYIVDITRAGVFNQITFFTNVEVGVIAAATAGTFLLATLSILRMKI, encoded by the coding sequence ATGAACACCGTCGCAGTCCTGCTGTACCGTAACCTTGTCGCCTCGATAGACAAGGTGTTTCTGATATGGCAGGTGGTGTTTCCGATAATCTACATCTTTATCGCCGGCTACTCGTACGCGGGTCTCTTGGGCGGGCAGGGCATTGCGATAGGGAGCACGAGCGTCCCATACCCCGCGTACCTTGCCGCCGGCATGATAGGCTTTAACATGATGAACTCTAGCACGGTGGCTGGCAGCATCATATGGAACGACAAGAAAAACGGCATGTTCAAGCAGATCCTGGTGATGCCCTTTGCGCGCATGGAGTACGTACTGGGCAACATCGTTACGATAATGCTGATGGGCCTTGCAAGCGCCGGCCTGATACTTCTTGCCGGCTCGCCCACGCTTCTTGGCAGCGCGCAGCCTACATTTGTGGGCTCGCTGTACGTGCTCTATGCGCTCATAGTCGGCGCGGTGTTCTTTGGCTCTATTGCGATAATCATATCGACTCGGCTGAAAAGCAGCGAGGGCTTTAACGTGATTGTAAACAGCGTGTTTCTGTTCTTCTCGTTTGTCAGCTCTGCGTTCTACCCGTCAGAAGGGGTGCCTTCAGAACTTGGGACTGCCTTTTACATAAATCCCTTGACCTACATCGTCGACATTACCCGCGCCGGCGTCTTTAACCAGATAACGTTCTTTACAAACGTCGAGGTAGGAGTGATAGCCGCAGCGACTGCAGGCACGTTCCTGCTTGCGACGCTGTCAATTCTCAGGATGAAGATTTAG
- a CDS encoding zinc-ribbon domain-containing protein: protein MMTEDMAEKKLRGSGGYAIAKVSDEEQKMANLGGPELFLAGIGRLDTGRFVKYFCNKCERDFEGAPTLSYDNPNEDLGEGVTLVEKGEYKCRACNATIAQYRKFNAPAQTPQVAPKAEAAPAPESAITPVPAAVISPTQDGGFVSISQLVGMAAYDGEAMLVGKIEEVGLRKQGGRATISVKIVSSAGDKKEVQWDGISKIGDIVLLKAGGAPATAGKCPSCGYQNEAGAAFCEECGTKL from the coding sequence ATGATGACAGAGGACATGGCCGAGAAAAAATTGCGCGGCTCTGGAGGTTATGCTATTGCAAAGGTTAGCGACGAGGAGCAAAAGATGGCCAACCTTGGCGGGCCGGAGCTGTTCCTTGCCGGGATTGGCAGGCTTGACACTGGCAGGTTTGTGAAATATTTCTGCAACAAGTGCGAGCGCGACTTTGAGGGCGCGCCCACACTCAGCTACGACAACCCTAACGAGGATCTCGGCGAGGGCGTGACGCTCGTGGAAAAAGGCGAGTACAAGTGCAGGGCGTGCAACGCGACCATTGCGCAGTACCGCAAGTTCAACGCGCCTGCGCAAACGCCTCAGGTAGCGCCAAAGGCAGAGGCAGCCCCCGCGCCCGAAAGCGCTATTACTCCGGTGCCGGCGGCAGTCATTTCGCCGACGCAGGACGGGGGTTTTGTTTCGATAAGCCAGCTCGTGGGCATGGCTGCATACGACGGCGAGGCCATGCTCGTGGGCAAGATAGAGGAAGTAGGACTGAGAAAGCAGGGCGGCAGGGCAACGATATCAGTCAAGATAGTTTCTAGCGCGGGAGACAAAAAGGAAGTACAATGGGACGGCATCTCAAAGATAGGAGACATTGTACTGCTAAAGGCAGGCGGCGCTCCGGCGACAGCAGGCAAGTGCCCGTCGTGCGGCTACCAGAATGAGGCTGGCGCGGCATTCTGCGAAGAGTGCGGCACCAAGCTGTAA
- a CDS encoding GNAT family N-acetyltransferase — protein MSFQILNYHGTAEEDLEITSLLARVFVGEGYTEKSSAEKIFALAELQKRGEIMLARSPTGKLLGMVIFVLPTSPARQVAEEDEAEIHLLAVYPEARGQGVASRLIMACERRAVSSGYSKMVLSTQPTMTEAHRVYEQLGYRRNPIRDWSSKKGTDGNSKIYFVYEKRL, from the coding sequence GTGAGTTTCCAAATCCTGAATTATCATGGCACAGCCGAAGAAGATCTGGAAATCACATCATTGCTGGCTCGTGTTTTTGTTGGCGAGGGATATACGGAAAAATCAAGCGCCGAGAAAATATTTGCACTTGCCGAGCTGCAAAAACGCGGCGAGATCATGCTGGCCAGATCGCCGACAGGAAAACTTCTCGGCATGGTCATATTTGTCCTCCCAACTAGCCCGGCCCGTCAGGTGGCAGAGGAGGATGAAGCTGAAATTCACTTGCTGGCAGTTTATCCAGAAGCACGGGGACAGGGTGTTGCATCACGCCTCATTATGGCCTGTGAGAGACGGGCCGTCTCATCCGGGTATTCCAAGATGGTCCTTTCGACCCAGCCGACCATGACAGAGGCCCATCGAGTTTATGAGCAACTCGGCTACCGGCGAAATCCTATACGAGATTGGTCATCAAAGAAAGGCACAGACGGCAACAGCAAGATTTACTTTGTTTACGAGAAAAGACTTTGA
- a CDS encoding cupredoxin domain-containing protein codes for MPAAAGLAAGFAFVALFSAWAANPPLYRIDSWIVYAVKIPEGAAAQERNFEPEVIDMKSGSAIRWTNNETAPTTVVIGPACTPSSDVYKATTASRVKLEKQLAPGESFECRFNDMGEYTIHAEPWPWMRGTIKVAP; via the coding sequence ATGCCGGCGGCAGCAGGTCTTGCCGCAGGATTTGCGTTTGTGGCATTGTTTTCCGCGTGGGCCGCAAACCCGCCGCTGTACAGAATTGACTCGTGGATTGTCTACGCAGTGAAAATTCCAGAAGGAGCGGCAGCGCAGGAGAGGAACTTCGAGCCTGAAGTGATAGACATGAAATCAGGCAGTGCAATAAGGTGGACCAACAACGAGACAGCCCCAACTACCGTCGTAATAGGACCGGCCTGTACGCCATCGTCTGATGTATACAAGGCCACCACGGCTTCAAGGGTCAAGCTGGAAAAGCAGCTGGCGCCGGGCGAGTCGTTTGAGTGCAGGTTTAACGACATGGGCGAATACACCATCCATGCGGAGCCTTGGCCGTGGATGCGCGGCACAATCAAGGTTGCGCCCTAG